The nucleotide window CGGAAATGAGGAAATAAGTGGGGCAGGGCAGTATTCCAGTAACTCATTCAACTGAGAAAATGGCATATCAATATAGGACAGAAAAATGCTTTATACCCTTGGTTATGTCCTAAATTGATCAAAGCACAatctaatttatatatatggcTATATGAAAAGGAAAAGGTTGAATACTTGTTTGAGTCACCAAGTATATCCTTTTCTTGTCTCTGTGGTGATATAGATGCTCAATCAATCGGAATTGAATCTAACGAGGCCCGGAGGCCGTATTCCGAAGCGTATCTATTTGTGTAGAGCATGGACCACAAGCAGATAGTTCAATATACCGAAAGAAATACTGTAATATATAATTCGCCGAGTGAACAAGTTGTTTTTTGACTACCTGTTCCTAGATTGTGCTAAAAAACCATATAACAGCAGAGCCTAGATAAGCTTGGAGGCTTACTCACCAGAAATCTCACAAGCAAGAAAACTAGGATGTTGCAGTGCGGCAGGATTTTTCGTCCGTTGCAATGGTAGGCAGAAATCACAATGGAGATTGTGCTTTTTGCGAGTGCGGAGGTGAGTACGGTAATCGATCCAACCATGGCGACTCATCTTGCAGTCGAAGAAGCTATGGCACATGGAGCTCGGAAGGTTATCGTCGAAGGAGCTTCTGAGAATACTGTTGCTGCAGTAGAGAACCAAGAACTGGTGGTCCATTCAAGCGGCGGAGGCGGTGGAGAGACTGAGAGAGTATTCAAGTGGGCCTCAGCAATTGTGCTAGGCGAGAGGCAAAACGAATCACTGGTCGAAGAATATTGTGGCCCATGGTCTAGCTAAATGGGCCTGTGGGGTCCATTGGGCTAATTGTATTCTCTCAGAGTATAACATCAGGAACATGTTAATCAGGACAGCTTGCAAAGGATATTGAAGCTCACTACtgaaaacaagagagagagagagagagagagagtgcagGGTTTATGGAGGTAATCTCATGAGAAACGCGAAAGGATTCCGAGAACAACATACACGAATTGAAGAGGATTACTAAACGTAACTGCTACTGTATACTCAAGCATTGGAAAGAAAATCCACAATCTTACCAGCTGGTCGGTCATATTCAAACAAACTAATACACATTAGTGCAGAAGTGCTACGCCAAGACTCTAAACATCCAGAGATAGATCCCTGACATGGCGAATAAACAGGACACCTACAGCTAACTCCATAATTCTCCTACATCCACAATAACTTTGCAATCATTTCTTGGGTAATCAATTCAGGGTCTAAATCAATGTAAGATAACAGGAGATCCAGTACAGTAAAAGTGTAAAAGAAGACAAGTAATCAACCAGCTATCATCCAAATCACTCGGGAATTCGTTTTGACCAGACAACAATGATAATGAATATATTTGATTCCAAACCACGGATTATGAATTACTCACAAAGGAAGTTAGTTCCAGGGTGAAAAAGTTACAAGCACCCTGTTCTAAAATTCAGGACCAAGAGAAAGCTAGTCCAAACAACAAATTATGCTGATAGTGATTACAACTTTAAGATGAAAGCATGAGAAGAATCCAGTAATGCAACGAGGAATGATCAGCAATGATCTACAATTTAATATATTAAACAACAGATAAATGAAATGTCAAACATCAAAGTAGAAGGAACCCGCTCCGTTGAAAGAAAAGTAGCTCAGATCAAATGGGGAAAATGCCAGATGATAAAGATGGTTTGTTTTTCTTATAACTAAACATTTTAATGGAAAACATATACTGCAAAGCATACTGAAAATTAACAACTCTAGTTACGCCACACTAAGCAACCTCCATAAGAGGAAGCcaatcttttttcttcttttcctacaCTTAAATAAAACATTTCTGAAGAAAATATTCATATGTAATATAATTGTATCTCTTTGATCTACTAATTATTTGGAAAGCAATAGAATTTTCTGCTAAAGAACTTTTTTTTCCACCCTTTCAATCACTTGAATACTAAAATGCATCCAAAGACGAACATCCTTCCTTGCCATAAAATCTTCCTGGTGTATCACCAACTTTAAAAACTTCCTATTGTAAATGCTAGAAGATGAACTTCTAGGTAAATTATGAATACAAGTTTACTATGTGAGTATCTTCCAGCTACATAGAATCTTAAATCTCGTCATTTCATTTACATAAAGTAAACAAAACATTAGTTCACACAAAACCAAAGACTTTGCAATAGAGATTAGAGAACACCTGGGGGGCCAAAACAAACTGTAGTTGTTGCGAAACAGCAacaaaaatcaatggaagaggCCATCCATAACCACAAAAGTACCAAACTGAAGATCTAAAAATGATAAGAGTTCCAACCCAGATAGTACATTCATATAAACATACACAGCTCTGCAAAAGCATTAAAACCCAAATATACAAAAGAAGTTGCTGTGATTAATATGCTTATAGCAATTTACCTTACCCTGTTATGAACAACAAATCCATCCTCATCTTTCCGCAAATAAAAAAAGTACCAAAAAGATTGCTTATTTACTTATCGAAACGACAATCAATTTTTTAAGATTACAAATACTAAGAAACAATCCTTATAACCACCTATTTCAATCATCTTGAATAGAGAGGCACATTGCAATGCAATGATCTCTTACCTATGTAAACAAGTAATTCAAGCCAAAACTAGCATGTGTTGGCATGTCAAGAATCTCTTATTCTGATCGATTGGCATACCTCTCGACCTTATCATCGTTCAGATTAATCCCCACCATTGCCTCACCGAGGCCACAGCTCACCTCCGCGAGCACGTCAGGGTCGCTGTAATGCGTCACAGCCTGAACTATAGCTCGCGCGCGCCTAGCCGGGTCGCCACTCTTGAACACACCCGACCCGACAAACACTCCATCGCAGCCCAGCTGCATCATGAGAGCGGCGTCTGCCGGAGTTGCCACCCCTCCTGCAGCGAAATGAACCACGGGAAGCCTTCCTAGCTGTTTGGTCTGCATTACGAGGTCGTAGGGAGCGGCGATCTTCTTCGCGAAAGTGAAGACCTCATCGTCGTCCATGTTTCGCAGGACCCTGATGTCACCCATCACGGACCTCACGTGCCTAACAGCCTCCACAATGTTACCAGTCCCCGCCTCGCCCTTCGTGCGGATCATGGCTGCACCTTCCCGGATCCTGCGCAGAGCCTCTCCAAGATTCCGGCAACCGCAAACGAAAGGAATGCGGAAACTGTgcttgttgatgtggttgtccTCGTCAGCGACGGTGAGGACTTCGCTCTCGTCAACGTAGTCAATGCCAATTGCTTCCAGAATTTGGGCCTCAACGAAGTGCCCGATGCGGGCCTTGGCCATGACTGGGATGGTCACCGCCTGCTTGATCTCCTTAATGAGTTGAGGATCACTCATGCGAGCCACGCCACCCTGCGCACGGATGTCGGCGGGGACGCGCTCGAGTGCCATTACGGCGCACGCGCCTGCCTCCTCAGCGATGCGAGCCTGCTCTGCGTTGACGACGTCCATGATGACGCCGCCGCGAAGCATCTGGGCCAACCCCACCTTGACGGAGAACGGGGATTTCTTCGTCGTTTCATAGATTGCGCCGTTACCGTAAACGGTCACAACTCCGGTATCCGCCATTGAACAGAAAGATTGAGAAAGAGGGGGAGATGTCGCGGTGTAAAATGCTAGTAGGAGCGGCTAAGGATTGTATGTGTGGtgatatttgttatttttggtGAGGGAAAatctcatatttttatttttgggaagaaaaataaaagatagatagcatttttttttttttttgaagtctcATGGGCCACACAcgcgctaagccatgcccgaggggtaTGAAGGCCTCCAtaacggatggaaaactacccaaatcccaaaccccaacctgaccaaccaggctatctcacATTTTCGATAGATAGCATCCTTTATTCCTTTGTATGTGTGGTACtaaacaattttctatatacCATTGATATTGAAAGTAGATGATTCCATCGTGATTAGAGTTTGAGCTAGGCTTATATTGATTTGAGTAGAATTATGGGATGATTTGATAAGTTATTTGAGCTCAAATACCAatcaataattttcaatttgaatttggTCTAAATTTGCAGTTTTCAATTCGTCTAGTTTCTTGAATAAATGGAAtataggggtgtccattcgactatgatattttagaatccataactgAACCATATATGTTAAGATAATCAAACCAAAATAACCATTTTTTTTATCGGATCGGTTTTAGatttttgaagaaataaaagaagtatgaataaatctcaaatagagtgagaaaataatCTATGATCGTCTCCaactttatctaacaaaatttgataaaaatttatgataatgataataaatatattatctcatcacaattaaaagtaaaataaatttacaagaccgaaaaaaataatataatcaagaaaataaagaaaataaaaatacatgaaATTGTCTCCTCACTTTCGctttaacaataatcaatcttaatttatgttATGATAAAGTCAACATGAGTTTcaattaatcaatcttaatttataattgttatGACAACATAATCAtagttttacaaatactacttggCATCCCATGACGTTTCAACAATCTCAATATCTAACTCTtaaaatctaatatatatttatataatatataatatatatattcttcgaTTTTTTAGTTATATCTGAAACAGTATccgaaaaaatatttaaaaatttactAAAATTATAACTATATCCGAAACCGAAAAAAAGAATCCGAAAATCAAATAATCACAGTTCGGATTGGTTCCTCGATTGCGGATCGATTGTGAACACCATTGGAATAGACATTGTAATGACTTCTTAACATTATCATATCTTTTACTCTTTATTGGGTATAAGAAAAGATAACGAAATGACTTATATCCCTAAGAATATAAGCCATGAACGTCCAAAACGGATGTGGGAAGCCACATCAATTGTTCACCatagaaattttaaaaatcaaaaattgaaACTTAATATTTGAATTTCTATCTCCTTATTATCTCTCACCTCTCTTTGTCTCTCCTCATCCTCTATACCTctatcttttctctctctcctatcCCCCttccatctttctctctctctcgataCGGTAATCTCCGTACATGTCTCGGTACACCGAAGTTTAATAGGCATGTCTTTGGGTTTTGGTTTGTGCGTGATTCCGCTATCGAGAGTAGACAGAGGTTTTTGTAGTCTCGATCGGAGTTGTTGGAGGCGTCTATCAAAGTTGTAACAGTGGTCGATGATTTCTATTCAGATCAAAGTTGCCTCTATCGGAGTTATATACTCGGTTTTTGTTGGAGTTTTGAGGAGATGAGAGGAGGACACGAAGAAACTACACTTTCATTAAAGAAGTCTACTCTTACAAGAGTACTTAACCACATATAAATACaacaaatattataaaattttagttCAAGAACCTACTAGAATTGCTACAACAGCCACATAGTACACACATGGCTTAGGGTGCAAATCTGTAGACTAAGCTAGACACACCTCCAACCACAACGGTATCCTAACACATGCCCAAACACAATTATGAGTCTCTCATTAGACCCCTCAATGTAGCCAACTAGGCTATCACAAGGAAATTTAAGGCCTCCCACCTCCAAACGGGTTAAGTGAACAAGACACGTGAAGCTTTGCTTTGCTCCACCAGAGGTACCATCAAAGACTACCATTCCACAAAGAGTCTCCACTGTCAACCTTGTGCCGCTCAGTATTCTCAACTCAAACAAAGAAACTCTGCCAAGATTTACACATACAAACGAAGGAGAAAGAAACACAGCACCAAAAGCCCATGGTCACCATCACCATTTCCAACAGCtaactaaaacaaaaatcacTCCATAATACCACACGGGTCCACAAATACACCATGCCACCATCTCCACTACTCCACCATATCAAATACAcacataaaaaaatacataaagcCTTCTCACTCGTCACACTTCACCATCACCATAAACTTGCAGTCATGGTCTCTCCAAAAAGTGATGATGCTAAACAACTATGCATGTCAATCACATCATTCATATTAAAACAAGATATATGATGAACGTGCTATCCAAAAATCAGCACAATCTGATCATGGATCCCTCTTTAATCAACCGAGTTGCTTCAACTAGTGACAAAAGTGAGAAATTTTCATGGATATAGAGACACATACTGAAAAAACACTTTAGAAAAGAGTAAAAAATAACACTCTACAGAGTTGCTACTACCACCACCCTATGGAGGGTCAAGCACCGACAGCATAGCACGAGACTCTCACAGGTCCTCTAAGGCAACTTGGCTCCAATAACACTAGTGGAGTTTTGAGGATATCAGTCACATATAGTACACACGTGGCTTACACAAATCCACACATAACAACACATATGTGGTCAAACACATAGCCAGCACGTGTACTCTAACAGTTTTGTGTATGTCGAAGTTATCTGCTTGGCTTTGTCTCTAATGGAGTTGTCTGCGGttcaaattttttgttgatGGTTGTTCAACCTCTGTTGTAGAGGCAGTGGTTTGTGGACGCTTTGAATTCTATGTAGGTGCGTGGTGAGGTAAAGGCATAGAGACAATGGTTTGTGGATTTGACTTTTTAAAGCTCAAGGTGTGAGGTTGTGGATTTGACTCTTTAAAACACCAGGTGTGGGGTTTGTGGATCTTACTTTCTAAAGCACTAGTTATGATTTTGAGTTGGAGTATTTTTCGATTTGGAGGATAGTTCACAGTAATAAATGATGATACAATGAAGTCAACTAATAGCTGATGATACATTGGTGATGCTATGTAATAAAGGTGTTGGGGTTTTGTCATCTAAGAGCATGTCCAACGCAATGAGCAAATTGGGGAACAAACTAGTTTGAGAGATACTGTGCACAAAAAGTCATTTCCAACCCGTCCCTCAAAATATCTCAAATTTCTCTCCAAAGTTGGAGAGACTCTAAAATCCCCCAAACAATATTTTATTACTTTCTCTTTCCTCTCAACCCTTGACTTCtctttccttcccacccaacttCGTGTGATTGGTGCGAACCTCTGACAATCTCCATCTGTTGCTCTATGTTGAAGCTCAAGAGCTCTTTTTATGGTGCTTCTTTTCTTACGTAACCTTCCAGAACAGCTTCTTTTGCAACCCACTGAAATTGGTTGCCTTCCTCGCCATCCTCTACAGATCCTCAGAGAGGAATCGCCCAACTGGTGGTGAAATGGGTTTCGGTGGTGGAATGGATTTCGGTGGTGAAATGGGTTTTGGACCTTCGAGAAACTAAGGAGATTGTGTGACCTTATATTGTTGACAATTATCTTAATTGTAATTtgtaataccccaaacttctttttcttttagaaattaggtaggacaACGTGTGTTGAGTATATAAAACCATGAGAAATAAATACCGAGTGAGTTGGGAGTATACAAGTGgtttaaaaactgaaaaattagGTTACAGGTGtaactgtccggacagcttttCAAAGCTGTCCGGATAGCTTTAATAAAATGGCATAGATATGCCAAATGGGCAGAGGTGTCCGAATAGCCTTctagggtgtccggacacctctttaAAAATCGACccatgaattgttttaaaaacacccatttcacaatttctcttaaaatacccgacctaaacaaaccctaaattccattttctctcaaatttcctccctcccatcaatctaagatcatcgaccaaggtaagattgtcctctttcaagttgtttcaagtttgattcatgacttctctatctagcttacatattcttcaATTcccctctttgttctaatctttcaaggtttgaacccgaacccaaatccatgagttcctacatcatttgaggcctaaaggaagcttgcatctcttccttctacttgtctctacaaccttggtaagttttcttaaacctaaaagctagaaTCTAGAGATttggtgatttgggattctagggttttatgggttttgtagatttgggggaaaatatttaaattagatgaaattagtgatttaataggttgatttagacttgtttatggttgtattgctagattctattgttgagtagcaagcttgagtaggtgaagttcaagaacttggaaagttttgggtaagagaaggtaatgggttcttgatttattggaataatttgtgttagatatgtgaaattgaagttgtttgtatattgatttggAGGATGGACTTACCGAATAATAgattggttgaggccgggaaaatccaaggttgagtattggtttacatagctaatttttggagtgcgaggtagggaaatttcacccttagctattctctttgaatatgtctttctattgagaacatttatccttccccattgttcattataatgcgttctcgccttaattgcacctaagggagaacaaccccactttgtgttttctttgttgtgtgatttgaattatattgcataccctacttgttcaatcttccattgagtatgaattactcttgaacatacaTCAtgtatagtgtatatatatatatatatatatatatatatatatatatatatatatatattgtacgTATACCCTATTACATAACCATGTTGGATATGCATTGTAATCgcatggtagatgtcgggtatgg belongs to Tripterygium wilfordii isolate XIE 37 chromosome 2, ASM1340144v1, whole genome shotgun sequence and includes:
- the LOC120005980 gene encoding probable pyridoxal 5'-phosphate synthase subunit PDX1 is translated as MADTGVVTVYGNGAIYETTKKSPFSVKVGLAQMLRGGVIMDVVNAEQARIAEEAGACAVMALERVPADIRAQGGVARMSDPQLIKEIKQAVTIPVMAKARIGHFVEAQILEAIGIDYVDESEVLTVADEDNHINKHSFRIPFVCGCRNLGEALRRIREGAAMIRTKGEAGTGNIVEAVRHVRSVMGDIRVLRNMDDDEVFTFAKKIAAPYDLVMQTKQLGRLPVVHFAAGGVATPADAALMMQLGCDGVFVGSGVFKSGDPARRARAIVQAVTHYSDPDVLAEVSCGLGEAMVGINLNDDKVERYANRSE